The Saccharothrix variisporea genome has a segment encoding these proteins:
- a CDS encoding mandelate racemase/muconate lactonizing enzyme family protein has protein sequence MRITGYRALTTVQDWGRPIGDANGVYADGLVRVPVLVVETDAGLTGVGLGSHVQVETVFAAIEGEDPRGVTALYDRMLRHTFKAGHAGAVFGTIGALDTALWDIKAQAAGEPLWRLLGGRDRRVPAYASGLDFGLDDEQLVALYQTYADLGLRAAKLKGGLDVDRDRHRLTLVRDVLTEAGGGARPGLMLDVNETWTRKQAVRHVSELERTLDLTWIEEPVRRWDAQGHATVSRGVRASVATGENLTGLEQHRPLIAAGAVDIVQTAAVWGITHFLRVSALAHAHDLPVSPIGTTPVGLLHAATSVPNHLVSELQDLRPPLGVTVDHHVEDGSFVLSDQPGLGVHVDEAVIAAAGHRLPDPRSGGAHIRPERAGRRLHPVGP, from the coding sequence ATGCGCATCACGGGTTATCGGGCCCTCACCACCGTCCAGGACTGGGGCCGGCCGATCGGCGACGCCAACGGCGTCTACGCCGACGGTCTCGTGCGGGTGCCGGTGCTGGTCGTGGAGACCGACGCCGGGCTGACCGGGGTCGGTCTCGGGTCGCACGTGCAGGTGGAGACCGTCTTCGCCGCGATCGAGGGCGAGGACCCGCGCGGGGTCACCGCCCTGTACGACCGGATGCTGCGGCACACCTTCAAGGCGGGCCACGCCGGCGCGGTGTTCGGCACCATCGGCGCGCTGGACACCGCGTTGTGGGACATCAAGGCGCAGGCCGCCGGCGAACCGCTGTGGCGGCTGTTGGGCGGACGGGACCGCCGGGTGCCGGCGTACGCGTCCGGGCTGGACTTCGGGCTGGACGACGAGCAGTTGGTCGCGCTCTACCAGACCTACGCCGACCTGGGGTTGCGCGCGGCCAAGCTCAAGGGCGGCCTGGACGTCGACCGGGACCGGCACCGGCTCACGCTCGTGCGGGACGTGCTGACCGAGGCGGGCGGGGGCGCGCGTCCGGGCCTGATGCTCGACGTGAACGAGACGTGGACGCGCAAGCAGGCCGTCCGGCACGTCAGCGAGCTCGAACGGACCCTCGACCTGACCTGGATCGAGGAACCGGTCCGCCGCTGGGACGCCCAGGGCCACGCGACCGTCAGCCGCGGTGTCCGCGCGTCCGTCGCCACCGGGGAGAACCTGACCGGCCTGGAACAGCACCGCCCCCTCATCGCGGCCGGGGCGGTGGACATCGTCCAGACCGCCGCGGTCTGGGGCATCACCCACTTCCTGCGCGTCTCCGCCCTCGCCCACGCCCACGACCTGCCCGTCAGCCCCATCGGCACCACCCCGGTCGGCCTGCTGCACGCGGCCACGTCGGTGCCCAACCACCTGGTCAGCGAGCTGCAGGACCTCCGGCCGCCGCTGGGCGTCACGGTCGACCACCACGTCGAGGACGGGTCGTTCGTGCTCAGCGACCAGCCCGGCCTGGGCGTCCACGTGGACGAGGCCGTCATCGCCGCCGCCGGCCACCGGCTGCCCGACCCGAGGTCCGGCGGGGCCCACATCCGCCCGGAGCGCGCCGGCCGCCGCCTGCACCCCGTCGGTCCATAG
- a CDS encoding amidohydrolase family protein has protein sequence MTSTAEMGYSRAVFRIDAHHHLWDLTARPHDWLDGPEVAPIRRDFGPADLRAVTTPAGVDATVLVQVLPDLPETAEFLALADDSDLVAGVVGWVDLTAPDVAEQLDRLRSGPGGDRLVGVRHLVQSEPDPEWLVRPDVLAGLRAVRDAGLVYDLLTRPRQLPAAVAAVRAVPDLVFVLDHLSKPDIAGRSWEPWASGVAALAAEPNVVAKVSGLVTEAGPQWTVAELWPYFDAALEAFGPRRLMFGSDWPVCLLAASYGEVVGAAEQLTACLGEAERGEVFAGTAARVYGLGER, from the coding sequence ATGACGTCAACGGCTGAGATGGGCTACAGTCGCGCGGTGTTCCGCATCGACGCGCACCACCACCTCTGGGACCTCACCGCCCGTCCGCACGACTGGCTCGACGGGCCGGAGGTGGCCCCGATCCGCCGGGACTTCGGGCCGGCCGACCTGCGCGCGGTGACCACGCCCGCCGGGGTGGACGCCACCGTGCTGGTGCAGGTGCTGCCCGACCTGCCCGAAACCGCCGAGTTCCTCGCGCTGGCCGACGACTCCGACCTGGTCGCGGGGGTCGTGGGGTGGGTGGACCTGACCGCGCCCGACGTCGCCGAGCAGCTGGACCGGCTGCGGTCCGGGCCGGGCGGCGACCGGCTGGTGGGCGTGCGGCACCTGGTGCAGTCCGAGCCCGACCCGGAGTGGCTGGTGCGCCCGGACGTCCTGGCCGGGCTGCGCGCGGTGCGGGACGCGGGTCTGGTCTACGACCTGCTGACCCGGCCGCGCCAGCTGCCGGCGGCCGTGGCGGCGGTGCGGGCGGTGCCGGACCTGGTGTTCGTGCTGGACCACCTGTCCAAGCCGGACATCGCGGGCCGGTCGTGGGAGCCGTGGGCCTCCGGGGTGGCGGCGCTGGCGGCCGAGCCGAACGTGGTGGCGAAGGTGTCCGGGCTGGTCACCGAGGCCGGTCCGCAGTGGACGGTCGCCGAGCTGTGGCCGTACTTCGACGCGGCGCTGGAGGCGTTCGGCCCGCGGCGGCTGATGTTCGGCTCGGACTGGCCGGTGTGCCTGCTCGCCGCGTCCTACGGCGAGGTCGTGGGAGCGGCCGAGCAGCTGACCGCGTGCCTGGGCGAGGCCGAGCGCGGTGAGGTCTTCGCCGGGACGGCCGCCCGCGTCTACGGGTTGGGGGAGCGGTGA
- a CDS encoding ABC transporter substrate-binding protein yields the protein MKQRTLWAAALAAGLALAAGCGSAAGPGSSSGGSGDKLVVWDWKSGDPKAAGYVEKAKADFAKKHPGVQVEFVAQPFDQYYTLLGAAIQAGKGPDVVLFNGGGQIRDRVDALTPLDDLVSEDKQRLSGWDAFTKSGKVYASPVTLQGHPIYYNKALYEKAGISAPAKTWDEFVENCGVIAEKTGTKCFSLGNKEGIGIQFFLSALGSATLTAQEYDDWIAGKRDWTAPDVKRIFELWKQTQDSGLNTDGANSTAMFNDAFAAFQSGKAAHVIGLMSDIGHWKDFAEFLDADKVGVMDAPVVNPAATPSLPYDGGIGYAVAKWTKDPKVAADLVRSLTSTEALKAFYVDGGAIASDTTIDVSEGGPAVKTIVGEVKSGKPALHVALSSKTIDLMGRLSQQLLSGSASVDDVLAQLAASDRTG from the coding sequence ATGAAGCAGCGCACACTGTGGGCCGCCGCCCTGGCCGCGGGGCTGGCCCTCGCCGCCGGGTGCGGGAGCGCCGCCGGGCCGGGCTCCTCCTCCGGCGGGTCCGGCGACAAGCTCGTGGTCTGGGACTGGAAGTCCGGCGACCCCAAGGCGGCCGGGTACGTCGAGAAGGCCAAGGCGGACTTCGCCAAGAAGCACCCCGGCGTGCAGGTCGAGTTCGTCGCCCAGCCCTTCGACCAGTACTACACGCTGCTCGGCGCGGCGATCCAGGCCGGCAAGGGGCCCGACGTCGTGCTGTTCAACGGCGGCGGCCAGATCCGCGACCGCGTCGACGCGCTCACCCCGCTGGACGACCTGGTCTCCGAGGACAAGCAGCGGCTGTCCGGCTGGGACGCGTTCACCAAGTCCGGCAAGGTCTACGCCTCCCCGGTCACGCTCCAGGGCCACCCGATCTACTACAACAAGGCCCTCTACGAGAAGGCCGGCATCAGCGCGCCCGCGAAGACGTGGGACGAGTTCGTCGAGAACTGCGGCGTGATCGCCGAGAAGACCGGCACCAAGTGCTTCTCCCTGGGCAACAAGGAGGGCATCGGCATCCAGTTCTTCCTGTCCGCCCTGGGTTCGGCGACCCTGACCGCCCAGGAGTACGACGACTGGATCGCCGGCAAGCGCGACTGGACCGCGCCGGACGTCAAGCGGATCTTCGAGCTGTGGAAGCAGACCCAGGACTCCGGCCTCAACACCGATGGCGCCAACTCCACCGCGATGTTCAACGACGCCTTCGCCGCCTTCCAGTCCGGCAAGGCCGCGCACGTCATCGGGCTGATGTCCGACATCGGGCACTGGAAGGACTTCGCCGAGTTCCTCGACGCGGACAAGGTCGGCGTGATGGACGCGCCCGTGGTGAACCCGGCGGCCACGCCGAGCCTGCCCTACGACGGCGGCATCGGCTACGCGGTCGCCAAGTGGACCAAGGACCCGAAGGTCGCCGCCGACCTGGTGCGGTCGCTGACCTCCACCGAGGCGCTGAAGGCCTTCTACGTCGACGGCGGCGCGATCGCGTCCGACACCACGATCGACGTCTCCGAGGGCGGACCGGCGGTCAAGACCATCGTCGGCGAGGTCAAGTCCGGCAAACCCGCGCTGCACGTCGCCCTGTCCTCCAAGACCATCGACCTCATGGGCCGCCTCTCCCAGCAGCTGCTCAGCGGTTCGGCGTCCGTGGACGACGTCCTGGCGCAGCTGGCCGCGTCGGACCGGACCGGCTGA
- a CDS encoding three-helix bundle dimerization domain-containing protein has product MVDRLEGHDVRDPRDLHARVEVQLDQAAEEVTRRLAGKVAYQVVREAVVESYRQLAARAKVHGFLPILAARSAQQRLTGTR; this is encoded by the coding sequence ATGGTCGACAGGCTCGAAGGGCACGACGTCCGGGATCCGCGCGACCTGCACGCCCGGGTCGAGGTCCAGCTCGACCAAGCGGCGGAAGAGGTGACCCGCCGGTTGGCGGGCAAGGTCGCCTACCAGGTGGTCCGCGAGGCGGTCGTCGAGTCCTACCGGCAGCTCGCCGCCCGCGCCAAGGTGCACGGCTTCCTGCCGATCCTCGCCGCCCGGTCCGCCCAACAACGCCTCACGGGCACCCGGTGA
- the larB gene encoding nickel pincer cofactor biosynthesis protein LarB has translation MAPEAVDLGFARVDVDREARQGLPEVVYGSGKTPEQVVGIVRTLLRHNDGPVLVTRVEPEVAEFVLAAVPDGVYDGGARLLVWRPAEPGGFGVVVASAGTADLPVAREAAAVAGAVGLGVTTVTDVGVAGLHRLLAEQERLSTADTVIVVAGMEGALASAIGGLVACPVVAVPTSTGYGAGLEGITALLAMHASCAAGITVVNIDSGFGAAMAAFRLARVVGRRTA, from the coding sequence ATGGCGCCGGAAGCGGTGGATCTCGGTTTCGCGCGGGTCGATGTCGACCGCGAGGCGCGACAGGGACTGCCGGAGGTCGTGTACGGCAGCGGGAAGACGCCGGAGCAGGTCGTCGGGATCGTGCGGACGTTGCTGCGGCACAACGACGGGCCGGTGCTGGTCACGCGGGTGGAGCCGGAGGTGGCCGAGTTCGTGCTGGCCGCCGTGCCGGACGGGGTGTACGACGGCGGTGCGCGGCTGCTGGTGTGGCGGCCGGCCGAGCCGGGCGGGTTCGGGGTGGTCGTGGCGTCGGCGGGCACGGCGGACCTGCCCGTGGCGCGGGAGGCCGCCGCCGTGGCCGGTGCGGTGGGGTTGGGCGTCACGACGGTGACCGACGTCGGGGTGGCGGGGCTGCACCGGTTGCTGGCCGAGCAGGAGCGCCTGTCCACTGCGGACACCGTGATCGTGGTGGCGGGCATGGAGGGCGCGCTGGCCAGTGCGATCGGGGGGCTGGTCGCCTGTCCGGTGGTGGCCGTGCCGACCTCGACCGGGTACGGGGCCGGGCTGGAGGGGATCACCGCGTTGCTGGCGATGCACGCGTCCTGCGCGGCGGGGATCACGGTGGTGAACATCGACTCCGGGTTCGGGGCGGCGATGGCCGCGTTCCGGCTCGCGCGCGTGGTGGGGCGGAGGACGGCGTGA
- a CDS encoding carbohydrate ABC transporter permease, giving the protein MAGRSLSSVGPAVAEPTEGTAAAPAPKPAPRRTRRGSRAERLAPLVLVAPAVLVIVVLRLWPLVLGINFSFTGDGERNGTAVGLDNYLTLLDDPLFQTALRNVGLLVLLLPIAVAIPGLLATFVYLKVPGHRVYRGVYFFPAVLSPVIVAAIFNLLLAFDGPLNRLLGTVGLGPVDWLGDPDVTIFAVVGVHVWATFGMALVVFLAGFSTLDPSLLDAARVDGATLAQTIRHVIVPGLSRTIQFVFVTTMIGMLTSMFGLLYVMTGGGPEGSTYLPEYYIWIKQGQMNQPALASAASTALFLIMLLVGLAQIGVLRRTAGKED; this is encoded by the coding sequence GTGGCCGGACGTTCGCTGTCCTCGGTCGGCCCGGCGGTGGCCGAGCCGACCGAGGGGACCGCTGCCGCCCCCGCGCCCAAGCCGGCACCACGGCGCACCCGGCGGGGCTCGCGGGCCGAGCGGCTCGCGCCGCTGGTGCTGGTGGCGCCGGCGGTCCTGGTCATCGTCGTGCTGCGGCTGTGGCCGCTGGTGCTGGGGATCAACTTCTCCTTCACCGGCGACGGCGAGCGCAACGGCACGGCCGTGGGCCTGGACAACTACCTGACCCTGCTGGACGACCCGCTCTTCCAGACCGCGCTGCGCAACGTCGGCCTGCTGGTGCTGCTGCTGCCGATCGCCGTGGCCATCCCCGGTCTGCTGGCCACGTTCGTGTACCTGAAGGTGCCCGGCCACCGGGTCTACCGGGGCGTGTACTTCTTCCCCGCCGTGCTGTCGCCGGTGATCGTCGCCGCGATCTTCAACCTGCTGCTGGCCTTCGACGGCCCCCTCAACCGCCTGCTCGGCACGGTGGGCCTGGGACCGGTGGACTGGCTCGGCGACCCGGACGTGACGATCTTCGCCGTCGTCGGCGTGCACGTGTGGGCGACCTTCGGCATGGCGCTGGTGGTGTTCCTGGCCGGGTTCTCCACCCTGGACCCGTCGCTGCTGGACGCGGCCCGGGTGGACGGCGCGACCTTGGCGCAGACCATCCGGCACGTCATCGTCCCGGGCCTGTCCCGGACCATCCAGTTCGTCTTCGTCACCACCATGATCGGCATGCTGACCTCGATGTTCGGCCTGCTGTACGTGATGACCGGCGGCGGCCCCGAGGGCTCGACCTACCTGCCCGAGTACTACATCTGGATCAAGCAGGGCCAGATGAACCAGCCCGCGCTGGCCTCCGCCGCCTCCACCGCCCTGTTCCTGATCATGCTGCTGGTCGGCCTGGCGCAGATCGGCGTCCTGCGCCGCACCGCGGGCAAGGAGGACTGA
- the larC gene encoding nickel pincer cofactor biosynthesis protein LarC: MSRVCVISPFTGLAGDMLLAALVDAGAPLDAVRAAVSETGLTGWDLSVPSVLTHGLTGSRAVVTVSDTATSRTAAELIGMAGRVRDRAVADIAVAALRAIAEVEGRLHGEDPERVHLHELGGHDTLVDIVGVAAALRALDVEAVHCEALPIGSGSVRTAHGVLPCPAPATSALLAGARVVGTSLVGETVTPTAAALLRAIGASYEPAPAMRMSATGYGVGTRTLPDRPNVAVVRLGDVPDGAVRDLVVLETNLDDVTGEVLGYVVGLLLELGALDCWITPATMKKGRPGHVLHALVAPESAEVVARRMLVETGSLGVRRTSVERTAVPRTTSVVEVRGMAVRRKHGPYHGKPEYDDAVAVARETGLPLRTVLDMASEEER; the protein is encoded by the coding sequence GTGAGCCGGGTGTGCGTGATCTCGCCGTTCACCGGGCTGGCGGGGGACATGCTGCTGGCCGCCCTGGTGGACGCCGGCGCGCCACTGGACGCGGTCCGGGCCGCGGTGTCGGAGACCGGGTTGACCGGGTGGGACCTGTCCGTCCCGTCGGTGCTCACCCACGGTCTCACGGGGTCGCGGGCGGTGGTGACGGTGTCCGATACCGCAACCAGTCGCACGGCGGCGGAGTTGATCGGCATGGCGGGTCGGGTGCGGGACCGGGCGGTGGCCGACATCGCGGTTGCTGCTTTGCGGGCCATCGCCGAGGTCGAAGGGCGTTTGCACGGCGAAGATCCCGAGCGGGTGCACCTGCACGAACTGGGTGGGCACGACACCTTGGTGGACATCGTCGGGGTGGCCGCTGCTTTGCGCGCGTTGGACGTGGAGGCCGTGCACTGCGAGGCGTTGCCGATCGGGTCGGGGTCGGTGCGGACGGCGCACGGGGTGCTGCCGTGCCCGGCGCCGGCGACCTCGGCGTTGCTGGCCGGCGCACGGGTCGTGGGCACCTCGCTGGTCGGCGAGACCGTGACCCCGACCGCTGCCGCTCTGCTGCGTGCGATCGGCGCGTCCTACGAGCCCGCGCCGGCGATGCGGATGTCGGCCACCGGGTACGGCGTCGGCACTCGGACCCTGCCCGACCGGCCCAATGTGGCCGTGGTGCGGCTCGGGGACGTGCCGGACGGGGCGGTGCGGGACCTGGTGGTCCTGGAGACCAACCTCGACGACGTGACCGGCGAGGTGCTCGGGTACGTGGTGGGCCTGTTGTTGGAGTTGGGTGCGCTGGACTGCTGGATCACGCCGGCGACGATGAAGAAGGGGCGGCCGGGGCACGTGCTGCACGCGTTGGTGGCACCGGAGAGCGCGGAGGTCGTCGCGCGGCGGATGCTGGTCGAGACCGGTTCGCTGGGGGTGCGGCGGACGTCCGTCGAGCGGACCGCTGTGCCGCGGACCACCTCCGTGGTGGAGGTGCGGGGGATGGCGGTGCGGCGCAAGCACGGGCCGTACCACGGGAAACCGGAGTACGACGACGCCGTGGCCGTCGCCCGCGAGACCGGCCTGCCGCTGCGCACGGTGCTCGACATGGCCTCGGAGGAGGAGCGCTGA
- a CDS encoding carbohydrate ABC transporter permease yields MRRTRWVVAIPMAALALATIYPLVFTANVAMKTRREYVLDRFSVTDSLRWDNIVKAWSSVGMSRYFLNSVVVVACSVAVLLLLGSMAGFALARLRFRGSSTLFLGVLAALFVPFQVIMVPLARIMADTGLLDTYPGLVLAYVAQFLPFTIFLLTSYYATVPPEIVDAARIDGNTTYGVYWRIMLPMGAPALLSVGVLNALFCWNDVLIALLVMPSAEHRTLMVGVTSLRGQYSDDIPTFASGVLIAAVPVLVVYLFLQRQIADGVTAGATKG; encoded by the coding sequence ATGAGGCGCACCCGATGGGTCGTCGCGATCCCCATGGCCGCGCTCGCGCTGGCGACGATCTACCCGCTGGTGTTCACCGCCAACGTGGCCATGAAGACCCGCCGCGAGTACGTGCTGGACCGGTTCTCCGTGACCGACTCCCTGCGGTGGGACAACATCGTCAAGGCGTGGTCCAGCGTCGGGATGTCCCGGTACTTCCTCAACTCCGTGGTCGTCGTGGCCTGCTCGGTGGCGGTGTTGCTGCTGCTCGGGTCGATGGCCGGGTTCGCGCTGGCCCGGCTGCGCTTCCGCGGCTCGTCGACGCTGTTCCTGGGCGTGCTGGCGGCGTTGTTCGTGCCGTTCCAGGTGATCATGGTGCCGTTGGCGCGGATCATGGCCGACACCGGCCTGCTCGACACCTACCCCGGGCTCGTCCTGGCGTACGTGGCCCAGTTCCTGCCGTTCACGATCTTCCTGTTGACCAGCTACTACGCCACCGTGCCGCCGGAGATCGTGGACGCCGCGCGCATCGACGGCAACACCACCTACGGCGTGTACTGGCGGATCATGCTGCCGATGGGCGCGCCGGCGCTGCTGTCGGTCGGCGTGCTCAACGCCCTGTTCTGCTGGAACGACGTGCTGATCGCCCTGCTGGTGATGCCCTCCGCCGAGCACCGCACGCTCATGGTCGGCGTCACCTCGCTGCGCGGGCAGTACTCCGACGACATCCCCACCTTCGCCTCCGGTGTGCTGATCGCCGCGGTACCCGTGCTGGTGGTCTACCTGTTCCTGCAACGCCAGATCGCCGACGGTGTCACCGCCGGGGCCACGAAGGGCTGA
- the larA gene encoding nickel-dependent lactate racemase has translation METVRLAYGETGLDLRVDPDVTTVVTPRHHQATEPPRDVLRRALRSPVAGPPLRERVRRGQTVAISACDGTRPQPRELMVPAILAELDGLVDLDDVVVLVATGTHRGNSEAELRRMFGDEVVDSVRIVNHDARDPASLTWVGELGAGVPVWLNSEWLAADVRITTGFVEPHFFAGFSGGPKLVAPGLAALETVLVLHDARRIGHPRAAWGIIEGNPVHDDVRAIAAATGVTFGFDVVLNQDKQVVAAFGGDLLAMHAEAVRTAREVAMRPVPHRFDVVVTTNSGYPLDQNLYQAVKGMSAAYQVVKPGGTIVCAAECRDGFPDHGSYREVLASADSPAALFAEISAREVTVPDQWQVQIQARIQSECRVVMHTSYLSDVDLASAHLTQTDDVSATVAEALAAAGPDARLCVLPEGPQTIPYVG, from the coding sequence ATGGAGACCGTGCGGCTGGCCTACGGCGAGACCGGGCTGGACCTGCGGGTCGACCCGGACGTCACCACGGTGGTCACGCCCCGGCACCACCAGGCCACCGAACCACCTCGGGACGTCCTGCGCCGGGCGCTGCGGTCCCCGGTCGCGGGTCCGCCGCTGCGCGAGCGGGTCCGGCGCGGCCAGACCGTGGCGATCTCCGCGTGCGACGGGACCCGGCCGCAGCCCCGCGAGCTGATGGTCCCGGCGATCCTAGCCGAGCTGGACGGCCTGGTGGACCTGGACGACGTGGTGGTGCTGGTCGCGACCGGGACGCACCGGGGCAACTCCGAAGCCGAGCTGCGGCGGATGTTCGGCGACGAGGTGGTCGACTCGGTGCGGATCGTCAACCACGACGCCCGCGACCCCGCGAGCCTGACCTGGGTGGGCGAGTTGGGCGCGGGCGTGCCCGTGTGGCTCAACAGCGAGTGGCTGGCGGCGGACGTGCGCATCACGACCGGGTTCGTCGAGCCGCACTTCTTCGCCGGGTTCTCCGGCGGGCCGAAGCTCGTCGCGCCCGGCCTGGCCGCGCTGGAGACCGTGCTGGTGCTGCACGACGCCCGGCGCATCGGCCACCCCCGGGCGGCGTGGGGGATCATCGAGGGCAACCCGGTGCACGACGACGTGCGCGCGATCGCGGCGGCCACCGGCGTGACCTTCGGGTTCGACGTGGTGCTCAACCAGGACAAGCAGGTCGTGGCCGCGTTCGGCGGTGACCTGCTCGCCATGCACGCCGAAGCCGTGCGCACCGCCCGTGAGGTGGCCATGCGGCCGGTGCCGCACCGGTTCGACGTCGTGGTCACCACGAACTCGGGCTATCCGCTGGACCAGAACCTGTACCAGGCGGTGAAGGGGATGTCGGCGGCCTACCAGGTGGTCAAGCCGGGCGGCACGATCGTGTGCGCGGCCGAGTGCCGCGACGGGTTCCCCGACCACGGGTCCTACCGGGAGGTGCTGGCGTCCGCGGACTCGCCGGCGGCGTTGTTCGCGGAGATCTCCGCGCGGGAGGTGACCGTGCCCGACCAGTGGCAGGTGCAGATCCAGGCGCGCATCCAGTCCGAGTGCCGGGTCGTGATGCACACGTCGTACCTCAGCGATGTCGACTTGGCTTCGGCGCACCTGACGCAGACCGACGACGTCTCGGCGACCGTCGCCGAGGCGCTCGCGGCGGCCGGACCGGACGCGCGGCTGTGCGTGCTGCCCGAGGGTCCGCAGACGATCCCGTACGTGGGGTGA
- the larE gene encoding ATP-dependent sacrificial sulfur transferase LarE, which yields MDAGTAAARLMDHLTSVGPVAVAFSGGADSALVLAAAVRATGADRVLAVTANSASLAAAELSHARTFAADLGVRHLTPETRELDNPSYAANGRDRCYFCKSTVLDTITAVARAEGLTAVATGVNADDAVDPFRPGIRAGDEIGVHTPLRDLGLTKADVRAVSHRWLLSTWDKPAMPCLASRVRYGVSITPARLARVERAEVAVRAWLAEAGTPSRDLRVRDLGEVGRVELDPHLVAVPGIGPALTSVVRAAGFADAQVAVFRSGALNHE from the coding sequence ATGGACGCCGGTACCGCCGCCGCGCGGCTCATGGACCACCTGACGTCCGTCGGCCCCGTCGCCGTGGCGTTCTCCGGGGGAGCGGACTCCGCGCTCGTGCTCGCCGCCGCCGTGCGTGCCACTGGTGCGGACCGGGTGCTCGCGGTGACCGCGAACTCCGCCAGCCTCGCCGCCGCCGAGCTCTCGCACGCCCGGACGTTCGCCGCTGATCTCGGCGTGCGGCACCTGACCCCGGAGACCCGGGAACTGGACAACCCCTCGTATGCAGCGAACGGCCGGGACCGTTGTTACTTCTGCAAGTCGACCGTGCTGGACACCATCACGGCGGTGGCGCGGGCGGAGGGCTTGACCGCCGTGGCGACCGGGGTGAACGCCGACGACGCCGTGGACCCGTTCCGACCGGGTATCCGGGCCGGCGACGAGATCGGCGTGCACACCCCGTTGCGGGACTTGGGGTTGACCAAGGCGGACGTGCGCGCGGTGAGCCACCGGTGGCTGCTGTCCACTTGGGACAAACCGGCGATGCCGTGCCTGGCCAGCCGCGTGCGGTACGGGGTGTCGATCACGCCCGCGCGGCTGGCCCGGGTGGAGCGGGCGGAGGTGGCGGTGCGGGCGTGGCTGGCGGAGGCGGGCACCCCGAGCCGGGACCTGCGCGTGCGGGACCTGGGCGAGGTCGGCCGGGTCGAGCTGGACCCGCACCTGGTCGCCGTCCCGGGCATCGGACCGGCGCTGACCTCGGTGGTCCGGGCGGCGGGTTTCGCGGACGCCCAGGTGGCGGTGTTCCGCTCAGGCGCCCTCAACCACGAGTGA